Within Nocardioides rotundus, the genomic segment TTCCATGGCTGAGCCTGATCGGCCACGACCAGCACACCGCGGCCGCCCCGCGGGGGGTCTCGCTCACCCAGGTCGCCCGGACCCCGCTCGGCGTGGCGATGGCGGTCTTCTTCGGCCTGCAGTCGCTGCAGGCGTACTCGATCTTCGGCTGGTTCGCCCAGCTCTGGCGCGACGCCGGCTACTCCCCCACCGCCGCCGGCGCGCTCGTCGGGGTGGTCGCCGGGGTGAGCATCCCGCTCTCCTCGTGGCTGCCCGCGGCCGCGGCGCGCCGGCAGCACCAGCGCGGGCTGCTCATCGGGGTGATGGCGTGCTACCCGGTCGCGTACGTCGGCCTCATGCTGGCGCCGTACTCCCTGGCCGTGCTGTGGGCGATCCTCGTCGGGGTCGGCGCGTGCACCTTCCCGCTGATCCTGACCATGATCGGGCTGCGGGCGCGGACGCCGGCCGGCACCGCCGCCCTGTCCGGCTTCACCCAGTCCGCGGGCTACCTGCTCGCCGCGTTCGGGCCGTTCACCGTCGGCGCGCTGCACGACGCCACCGGCGGCTGGACCTGGCCGCTGGCGTTCCTCCTGGCGCTGGCCGTCCCCCAGCTGCTCGTCGGCCTCTACGCCGCCCGGCCGCGGTTCATCGAGGACCAGCTGCCCGCGCGCTGACCCCCCTCCCTCGCTGGGAGGTAGGTCAGCCCGGGCCGCCGTACGCACCCGCACCCGGACCGTGTGGGTTCGAAGCCATCAGATGACCCCCAACCCACACGGTCGGCCCGCCATGGTCGTTTTTGACGACATCGTCGACTTCGTGCGTTTCGAGGTAGCCGAGCGCGGCGTACCTCTCACACCAAGCTGAGCGGAACCAGCGTGCGCCCGATCGCCGTGGGTAGTCGTTTGTTATACAATCGATCGGTGAGCAAGCGGCTCGATCCCGACGACCTCGCGGAGGACGACCCCTTCGAGATCGCCAGTCAAGCCGCGCACCTGTTCAAGCATCCACACCTAGGGATCGATGACGTCCTCGACGTCTGGGCAAGCAATCCGTTGTTCTACCCCGCGAGACCACCAGCACACTGGCTGATGGTGGCTGAAGTCGGCAGCTACGAGGCCAGCGTCGCGCTGGCAAGGCTCTACCGAGGTGAGCGCAATGACATCTGAGATGACTCCCGATGAGGAGTACGAGTTCTACGCAGACCCCACGAACCTGATGCCGGTCGGCAAGCCCCGGAGGCGGAAGGCGAAGCTGACGGCGCCCATCCCCGTCCGCTTCCCCGCCGAGGTGCTCGATGAGGTGAAGCGTCGCGCTGACGCCGACGACCGATCCGTCTCGTCGTGGATCCGCCGCGCCGTCGAGCACGAGCTCAACAGACCGGCCTGATGCCGATCATCGAGGTCACCGTCGGTCCGCAGGTGAGCGAGAGTCAGATCGGTGAACTAGCCGCAACGCTGCCGCACGCTGTGTCGGTCGCCGTCGCGTGTCCGGAGGAGCCCTACGACGGCAACCTGCAGGATGGCGACGTAGTGCTCCGCTTCCGCGCGCTCGGCCCCTACGACTCGTCGGGACTCGACGTGTGTATCGAGATCAGGTCGAAGTGGTTCGCCAGCAGGGCCGAGAACAGACAGACGCGGTGCGACGCGGTGCTGAGCGCTGTCACGGACGCGATCGGACCTCTCAGCGCCGGCGTCTACCTCTCATTGCCGGTCGCAGCGTGGTCACAGAAGGAGTGACCCGTCAGACCACGCTGAGCGGCAGCAGCGTGCGCCCGGTGGGCCCGATCTGGATCTCGGTGTCCATCTCCGGGCAGACGCCGCAGTCGTAGCAGGGAGTCCAGCGGCAGTCCTCGACCTCGATGTCCGCACCGTCGGCGGCAGCGAGGGCGTCCTCCCAGTCGGCCCACAGCCAGTCCTTGTCCAGGCCGGAGTCGAGGTGGTCCCAGGGCAGGATCTCGTCCTCGTCGCGCTCGCGAGTGGTGTACCAGTCCAGGTCGACGCCGGTGCCGGCGAGCGCGCTCTCCGCGCTGGCCACCCAGCGCTCGTAGGAGAAGTGCTCGCTCCAGCCGTCGAAGCGGCCGCCGTCGCGCCAGACG encodes:
- a CDS encoding MFS transporter, whose product is MSRRASLLLLAGIVLLAMNLRPAAVSVGPVLAEVRAGLGMSATLAGLLTSLPVVAFAGVGALAPWLARRIGVHRVTLASLVCVAAGLTGRALVGSETAFLALSMLALAGMATANVLLPSLVKLHFPDRIGRVTAIYTTALAVGLTSSLVLTVPIAEAFGTWRAGLGAWAVLAVLAALPWLSLIGHDQHTAAAPRGVSLTQVARTPLGVAMAVFFGLQSLQAYSIFGWFAQLWRDAGYSPTAAGALVGVVAGVSIPLSSWLPAAAARRQHQRGLLIGVMACYPVAYVGLMLAPYSLAVLWAILVGVGACTFPLILTMIGLRARTPAGTAALSGFTQSAGYLLAAFGPFTVGALHDATGGWTWPLAFLLALAVPQLLVGLYAARPRFIEDQLPAR
- a CDS encoding YlcI/YnfO family protein encodes the protein MTSEMTPDEEYEFYADPTNLMPVGKPRRRKAKLTAPIPVRFPAEVLDEVKRRADADDRSVSSWIRRAVEHELNRPA